The following coding sequences are from one Cenarchaeum symbiosum A window:
- a CDS encoding uncharacterized protein (COG4508) produces the protein MQREFADTTDLSRYPKDRTGRISALCTAIMHEAVELQATTDWKWWKRPGPFDEAAAREELIDIWHFVVQASLEMGMDPDDVLQEYRRKNAINRDRQKSGY, from the coding sequence ATGCAGAGGGAGTTTGCAGATACTACAGACCTGTCTAGATACCCCAAGGACAGGACGGGGAGAATCTCGGCGCTCTGCACGGCAATAATGCACGAGGCAGTCGAGCTGCAGGCCACCACCGACTGGAAGTGGTGGAAGAGGCCGGGGCCGTTTGACGAGGCGGCAGCCAGGGAGGAGCTGATTGACATCTGGCATTTTGTGGTCCAGGCCTCGCTTGAGATGGGCATGGATCCCGACGATGTTTTGCAAGAGTACCGCAGGAAGAATGCGATAAACAGGGACCGGCAGAAGAGCGGCTACTGA
- a CDS encoding sugar kinases, ribokinase family (COG0524), which produces MLTVFGSTALDTIRTPARTLQDALGGAAVYAGISASFFVDAGLVAVVGGDFPRRHRRTLAEYLDLRGLSTGNGRTFRYDGKYDETLSTRRTLKTELNVLEGFRPVVPEEYRDSRFVYLANNDPVQNVSILEQFDRVKFSMCDTIDFWISTKREAVRKMIRSVDAVVINDEEAKLLTKEHNLVRCAKKMMKWGATYVIIKKGEHGSLMFYDDVIFHSPGFSLGDVVDPTGAGDSFAGAMIGKLAAGGSASLSSVKKAVVQGNVMGSFAVEGYGLSRLLRLKKRDIAARMRAYEKMARF; this is translated from the coding sequence GTGCTGACCGTCTTTGGCTCGACCGCCCTTGATACAATAAGGACCCCGGCGAGGACCCTCCAGGACGCACTTGGCGGCGCCGCCGTATACGCAGGCATCTCTGCGAGCTTTTTTGTGGATGCGGGCCTAGTGGCGGTGGTCGGCGGGGACTTTCCGCGGAGGCACCGCAGGACGCTTGCCGAATATCTGGACCTGCGCGGGCTCTCGACTGGCAATGGAAGGACGTTCAGATATGACGGAAAATACGACGAGACTCTCAGCACCCGCAGGACGCTCAAGACGGAGCTCAACGTGCTGGAGGGCTTCAGGCCGGTGGTTCCCGAAGAGTACCGGGACTCGAGGTTCGTCTATCTGGCAAACAATGATCCCGTGCAGAACGTCTCCATACTGGAACAGTTTGACAGGGTGAAATTCTCCATGTGCGACACGATAGACTTTTGGATCTCTACAAAGAGGGAGGCCGTCAGAAAGATGATAAGGTCGGTAGACGCGGTGGTCATAAACGACGAGGAGGCCAAGCTGCTCACAAAGGAGCACAACCTGGTCCGGTGCGCGAAAAAGATGATGAAGTGGGGCGCCACCTATGTGATAATAAAAAAGGGCGAGCACGGCTCGCTGATGTTCTATGACGACGTGATATTCCACTCGCCGGGCTTCTCGCTCGGGGATGTAGTGGATCCGACAGGCGCGGGGGATTCGTTTGCGGGGGCAATGATAGGAAAGCTTGCTGCGGGAGGCTCCGCCAGCTTGTCATCGGTAAAAAAGGCGGTCGTACAGGGCAACGTGATGGGCTCATTTGCTGTCGAGGGGTACGGCCTGTCCCGGCTGTTGAGGCTCAAAAAGCGGGACATTGCGGCAAGGATGCGGGCCTATGAGAAGATGGCCCGGTTCTAG